Below is a window of Flavobacterium cyclinae DNA.
AATTTATAAGAACTTTCTTCATTATGAGTTCCTGCAAACACTGCCATGATATCTAAATGTTCTACCATATAAGATACAGCCGCATCATAATTTATATCCGTAGCCTCTTTAGAAACACAAATAGGAGATTTTTGTCCACGTTCAGAAGCTCTTTCATTTTCTTTTTCCATGTAAGCTCCACGAACTAATTTCATTCCAATGTAAAACCCTTCTGCTTTTGCTTGTTCGTGAAGATTTTTTAAGTAATCCAATCGATCCCAACGATACATTTGCAATGTATTAAAAACAATCGCTTTTTGTTTGTTGTATTTACGCATCATATCTGCTACTATAGCATCTGCAGCGTCTTGCATCCAACTTTCCTCAGCATCAATTAATAATAATACATCTTTTTCAAATGCTGTTTTACATGCAATATCAAATCTTTCGATTACTCTGTTCCATTCCTTTTGTTCGTTTTCAGTTAAATAGGCCTTCTCTCCTACTTTTTCATACAATGCTAAACGCCCAAAACCTGTTGGTTTAAAAACTGCAAACGGAATTGCATCTCTTTCTTTAGCAAATTCAATTGTTTTTAATGTCATGTTTAGAGCAGCATCAAATTGCGCTTCTTCTTCTTTTCCTTCAACTGAGTAATCTAAAACCGATGAAACGCCTTTAGTATACATTTTATCAACTACTCTAAGGCAATCATTTTCATTAACACCACCACAAAAATGGTCAAAAACTGTAGAACGAATTAATCCTTCTACTGGTAAATGAGCTTTTAAAGCAAAATTTGTAACAGCTGTTCCAATTTTAACTAAAGGTTGACTATCAATTAATTTGAATAAAAAATAAGCTCTTTCTAACTCGGTGTCACTTTTTAAAGCAAAAGCAACTTCTGTATTATTAAATAGTGTATTCATTATATTTGAAATAAAGTACTACAAATATACTGCACAGTTATCGAATAATAAATAAAAAATGACGTATTTTGCAGTCAAATTTTACACATTTTCATGCAAACCATACAAGCAACTAATTATTCCGTATTTTTCAATGAAACAGGTTATGAAAAATTAGCTTCATATCTTGTTCCAACTCATTATTCTAAAATTTTCATTTTGGTTGACGATAATACTTCTCAGTATTGTTTACCCCATTTGTTGAACAATTTAGCTACTGAAGTTGAA
It encodes the following:
- a CDS encoding proline dehydrogenase family protein, translating into MNTLFNNTEVAFALKSDTELERAYFLFKLIDSQPLVKIGTAVTNFALKAHLPVEGLIRSTVFDHFCGGVNENDCLRVVDKMYTKGVSSVLDYSVEGKEEEAQFDAALNMTLKTIEFAKERDAIPFAVFKPTGFGRLALYEKVGEKAYLTENEQKEWNRVIERFDIACKTAFEKDVLLLIDAEESWMQDAADAIVADMMRKYNKQKAIVFNTLQMYRWDRLDYLKNLHEQAKAEGFYIGMKLVRGAYMEKENERASERGQKSPICVSKEATDINYDAAVSYMVEHLDIMAVFAGTHNEESSYKLMQLMEEKGIAKNDKRIFFGQLLGMSDNISFNLAAEGYNVAKYLPFGPVRDVMPYLIRRAEENTSVAGQTSRELTLIKKEKERRKL